In Bacteroidales bacterium, one genomic interval encodes:
- a CDS encoding ATP-binding protein, with the protein MIPRIASARLMELAALFKAVAVVGPRQSGKTTLVKSVFPDKPYVSLENPDIRLFASDDPRGFLKKYSEGAVLDEIQRVPHIFSYLQEILDNSNERGKYILTGSNNFLMQENISQSLAGRVAYLQLLPFSLEELFFENISTETNRIIFNGFYPPPFDQKIPVTDWMPNYIRTYIERDVRQIKNINDLLVFEKFMRLLAGNAARELNYSSLSVNVGVDIKTLQSWVGILESSFIIYLLRPHHRNFNKMIVKRPKLFFYDTGLVCSLLEITSPEHLANHPLLGQLFENMVVSELVKFRTHRGRDVNYFYWRDKTGHEVDIIVENADRLIPVEIKTSATFHPDFLKNLHFWMKLSGEQSGILLYNGELELTRSEGIHLMNWKNMSWLSDTSS; encoded by the coding sequence ATGATTCCACGTATAGCATCGGCAAGATTAATGGAACTGGCAGCCCTTTTTAAAGCTGTTGCCGTGGTAGGACCGCGTCAGTCTGGTAAAACAACGCTGGTGAAGTCTGTTTTTCCCGATAAACCCTATGTCTCCCTTGAAAATCCGGATATCCGGCTCTTCGCTTCTGACGATCCCCGCGGATTCCTGAAGAAATATTCAGAGGGAGCCGTTTTGGATGAAATACAACGTGTTCCGCATATTTTTTCGTATCTTCAGGAAATCCTGGATAATTCAAATGAAAGAGGTAAATATATTCTCACCGGCTCGAATAATTTCCTGATGCAGGAAAACATATCCCAGAGTCTGGCCGGCAGGGTGGCCTATTTGCAATTATTGCCGTTTAGTTTAGAAGAATTATTTTTTGAAAATATATCCACCGAAACGAACAGGATTATTTTCAATGGCTTTTATCCGCCGCCTTTTGATCAGAAGATTCCGGTGACCGATTGGATGCCAAATTATATCCGAACCTATATTGAAAGGGATGTGAGACAAATTAAAAACATCAACGATTTGCTTGTTTTTGAAAAGTTTATGAGGTTGCTTGCCGGAAATGCAGCCCGTGAACTGAACTATTCTTCGTTATCAGTTAACGTTGGTGTTGATATCAAGACCCTCCAGTCATGGGTGGGTATCCTCGAAAGTAGCTTTATCATCTACCTGTTGCGCCCGCATCACAGGAACTTCAATAAAATGATCGTCAAGCGTCCAAAGCTGTTCTTTTACGATACCGGGCTTGTTTGCTCACTTTTAGAGATAACCTCGCCTGAACACCTGGCCAATCACCCCTTACTGGGTCAACTTTTTGAGAACATGGTTGTTAGTGAACTCGTCAAATTCCGGACACACAGAGGAAGGGATGTGAATTATTTTTACTGGCGTGACAAAACGGGTCATGAAGTAGATATCATTGTCGAAAATGCTGACCGGTTGATACCAGTGGAAATAAAAACGAGTGCAACATTTCATCCCGATTTTTTGAAAAACCTTCATTTCTGGATGAAACTAAGCGGTGAGCAGTCTGGAATCCTTCTTTATAACGGCGAGTTGGAACTAACCAGATCGGAAGGTATACACCTTATGAACTGGAAGAATATGAGCTGGCTTTCGGATACTTCATCCTGA